In Toxoplasma gondii ME49 chromosome VIII, whole genome shotgun sequence, a single genomic region encodes these proteins:
- a CDS encoding hypothetical protein (encoded by transcript TGME49_233510) — protein MTKPDHDFNRRMPHVMKEAVCRGMMGLVKSPRDARHVYQETIVRLSCAGDSTRKPRFQAADKTERKIDAENWTRRRSALASITEKKRDAVVIYSFPRIAGVYFDTRECVPEKRRETLTRALRMRQSPSPTLAGLTEGRSSQLQSFLLVRAYFLVFPPNCCSVERKSQLKRGSGAALRHFSARGSANVQETRRRDQTRRRRFLPPFKAPFWPERNSQTLFTTRAKTALCARRAASGRGGVFLV, from the coding sequence atgaCGAAGCCAGATCACGATTTCAACCGCCGGATGCCCCACGTAATGAAGGAAGCAGTTTGTAGGGGAATGATGGGACTGGTCAAATCCCCAAGAGACGCAAGACACGTGTATCAGGAAACGATAGTACGTTTGAGTTGTGCGGGAGATTCGACAAGGAAACCGCGTTTTCAGGCGGCCGacaaaacggagaggaagatcGACGCAGAGAACTGGACTCGGAGACGAAGTGCGCTGGCATCAAttacagagaagaaacgcgatgCTGTTGTGATTTATTCGTTTCCACGCATTGCTGGAGTGTATTTCGACACTCGAGAGTGCGTCCCCGAGAAACGACGGGAGACACTGACACGAgcgctgcgcatgcgccaATCTCCATCCCCGACCCTCGCGGGTCTAACAGAAGGGCGATCTAGCCAGCTTCAGagtttccttcttgttcgAGCAtatttcctcgttttcccccCCAATTGTTGCAGTGTCGAAAGGAAAAGTCAACTGAAAAGAGGAAGTGGGGCAGCCCTACGGCATTTCTccgcgagaggaagcgccAACGTGCAGGAGACACGCCGGAGGGATCAGACGCGTCGCCGTCGGTTCCTACCGCCTTTTAAAGCTCCTTTCTGGCCAGAAAGAAACTCTCAAACTCTTTTCACTACCCGGGCAAAGACGGCACTTTGCGCGCGGAGAGCGGCCAGCGGGAGAGGGggcgttttcctcgtttga
- a CDS encoding ATP-dependent RNA helicase (encoded by transcript TGME49_233520), giving the protein MDGPAPKLDLGSKRALGATGFDEDPRGDSARRRTGFSDGTEAKPSNFSSGPLPQASGFSDRAPGFAFPGGLPPAQAALPGTVGAASVAAAPLYPNGEVPEGINPYTGAPYSQRYYKILEGRKKLPSWNAKKNFLKLVKRNRTVILVGETGSGKTTQMTQFLIEAGLHQGKCVACTQPRRVAAMSVAQRVADEMDVELGKEVGYTIRFEDKSSPMTILKYMTDGMLLREAMADPLLERYSVVVLDEAHERTLATDVLFGLLKEVCKNRPTLKMVVMSATLDARKFQQYFDDAPILNVPGRMHPVEIFYTPQPEKDYLEACIRTAIQIHISEPPGDMLIFLTGEEEIEQTKRELEKLAQRHSECGELMVVPLYSSLPPAMQQRIFEPAPGPKYEGGKPGRKCVVSTNIAETSITIDGIVYVIDPGFSKQKVYNPRARVESLLVSPISKASAQQRAGRAGRTRPGKCFRLYTEKAFEQELVDQTYPEILRSNLGSVVITLKKLGIDDLVHFDFMDPPAPETLMRALEQLNYLGALDDEGELSPEGESMAEFPLDPQLAKALVDSAKFECSKEMLSIAAMLSVPLTFLRPKERSREADAAKARFSHLDGDHLTLLNVFHAYVQHGGGSPESERQFCFDNFLNPRSLASAKNVRTQLQRTMERLSIPLNSTPYTSKEYYSNIRKALVAGYFMQVAHLQRSGHYLTVKDNQTVALHPSTVLDHKPEWVIYHEYVLTSKNFIRTITQVRGDWLLEQAPHFYNPDDFPECDAKKVLKKMIERQKKEKEAKATNGNAANESKAPGVPASV; this is encoded by the exons ATGGACGGTCCCGCGCCCAAGTTGGACTTGGGCTCCAAGCGGGCCTTGGGCGCGACGGGTTTCGACGAAGATCCTCGTGGCGACTCTGCACGGCGCCGGACAGGTTTCTCAGATGGCACAGAGGCCAAGCCATCGAACTTCTCCTCGGGACCGCTGCCTCAGGCGTCAGGCTTCTCGGACCGAGCCCCCGGCTTCGCGTTTCCGGGTGGCCTGCCTCCTGCGCAGGCGGCCTTGCCTGGAACGGTCGGCGCGGCGTCCGTCGCCGCGGCGCCTCTGTACCCGAACGGAGAAGTCCCCGAAGGCATCAATCCGTACACCGGGGCGCCGTATTCGCAGCGGTACTACAAGATTCTCGAAGGGCGCAAGAAGTTGCCTTCctggaacgcgaagaaaaacttcTTGAAGCTCGTCAAACGGAACCGAACGGTCATTCTGGTCGGAGAAACGGGAAGTGGAAAAACGACGCAGATGACGCAGTTCCTCATCGAAGCTGGCCTGCACCAAGGCAAGTGCGTCGCCTGCACGCAACCCAGACGAGTTGCCGCCATGAGTGTCGCCCAACGTGTTGCAGACGAAATGGACGTCGAACTCGGAAAGGAG GTTGGCTACACGATTCGATTCGAAGACAAGAGTTCTCCGATGACGATTCTGAAGTACATGACGGACGGCATGTTGCTGCGCGAAGCCATGGCGGATCCGCTGCTGGAGCGTTACAGCGTGGTGGTGCTGGACGAGGCACACGAACGCACCTTGGCCACAGACGTCCTCTTCGGCTTGCTCAAGGAAGTATGCAAGAACCGGCCGACGCTGAAGATGGTGGTGATGAGTGCGACGCTGGACGCGCGCAAGTTCCAGCAGTACTTTGACGACGCGCCGATTCTGAATGTGCCGGGCCGCATGCACCCTGTCGAGATCTTCTACACTCCGCAGCCCGAGAAGGACTACCTGGAGGCCTGCATTCGCACTGCGATTCAGATCCACATCTCCGAGCCGCCCGGGGACATGCTCATCTTTCTCACGGGTGAGGAGGAGATCGAGCAGACGAAGCGGGAGCTGGAGAAGCTCGCGCAGAGACACTCCGAGTGCGGCGAGCTTATGGTCGTCCCGCTCTACTCCTCGTTGCCGCCCGCAATGCAGCAGCGAATCTTCGAGCCTGCGCCAGGCCCGAAGTACGAGGGCGGGAAACCTGGGAGAAAGTGCGTGGTCAGCACAAATATCGCCGAAACGTCCATCACCATAGACGGTATCGTCTACGTCATCGACCCTGGGTTCTCCAAGCAGAAAGTGTACAACCCGCGAGCGCGCGTCGAgtcgcttctcgtctcgccCATCTCGAAGGCCAGCGCCCAGCAACGCGCCGGAAGAGCCGGAAGAACTCGCCCTGGAAAGTGCTTTCGACTGTACACTGAGAAGGCCTTTGAGCAAGAACTCGTCGACCAAACCTACCCCGAGATTCTCCGCAGCAACTTGGGAAGTGTCGTCATCACTCTGAAGAAACTCGGGATCGACGACCTCGTGCATTTCGACTTCATGGACCCACCTGCTCCGGAAACCCTCATGCGTGCTCTCGAACAG CTGAACTACCTGGGAGCGCTCGACGACGAGGGGGAGCTCTCTCCGGAGGGCGAGTCGATGGCGGAGTTTCCTCTCGACCCGCAGCTAGCGAAGGCGCTGGTGGACAGCGCGAAGTTTGAGTGCAGCAAGGAGATGCTGTCGATTGCGGCCATGCTTTCGGTGCCGCTGACGTTTTTGCGGCCGAAGGAGCGGAGTCGCGAGGCGGACGCTGCCAAGGCGCGCTTCTCCCACCTGGACGGGGACCACCTGACCCTGTTGAACGTGTTTCACGCATACGTCCAGCACGGAGGCGGGAGCCCCGAGTCGGAGCGGCAGTTCTGCTTCGACAACTTCTTGAATCCGCGGTCTCTGGCGTCTGCGAAGAACGTCCGGACGCAGCTTCAGCGCACCATGGAGCGGCTCTCGATTCCGCTGAACAGCACGCCGTACACGAGCAAGGAGTACTACTCGAATATCCGAAAGGCACTTGTCGCTGGGTACTTTATGCAGGTTGCGCACCTGCAGCGGTCGGGCCACTACTTGACCGTGAAAGACAACCAAACCGTTGCGCTGCACCCGTCCACGGTCCTCGACCACAAACCGGAGTGGGTGATCTACCACGAGTACGTCCTCACCAGCAAAAACTTTATTCGCACCATCACTCAAGTTCGCGGCGACTGGCTCCTCGAACAGGCCCCGCACTTCTACAACCCCGACGACTTTCCCGAGTGCGACGCGAAGAAAGTCCTCAAAAAAATGATTGAAcgccagaagaaggaaaaggaggcgaaagCCACCAACGGAAACGCCGCGAACGAGTCGAAAGCCCCAGGTGTTCCCGCCTCAGTCTGA
- a CDS encoding hypothetical protein (encoded by transcript TGME49_233530) — protein MAASPGSPAVSAALVQFGRGLQHAISNASSAIVAAAGHRSGTVTSSVVQSSAVSETSCAALLSPLLGLGVQSSPPSADKGSSTPIPDDRRAPDSSSHIQPVAPSHAHQSWPDSASTAREEGAPAVDTAPHTEEPGSEPGQAEDPASRSANNVSSLKRPPPSVREGDNVPRITRREDDASSSPPDRSIFVGPHEVPTVSGGGAGGRNTVGNRLSRCAPSYFPSQPGTTFQQRVGASTACCSLLSSPCAPSLCSSVPFPQQIPQLQVCRTEFDRMGFAGAESRLEEVENSWFFIDIFGGDNAFDKGTRGTQFGTSSYPVDETSNSFTECITPASVRDRRRYSFDRVLKVSSPTVEEEEINEMTRKGLKTDSHQALSTSAGGGDTLPTDGREGVTIPETRASRRCGDTVDGREESLVDIESRSSGLVRINEPSEIGLDASQLASTLTSELIYGSRASSFAADEGMVEAGTLSVARSVSRSKLSEGKIEANGGIEEPGGGNEEVERDLSAGTECRSSIPCSLRRLFETQIETQKDVYRVVSPIEKTWNRDPTYTNTQREKIRFLDRFLTPLSPEEKLHLATRSAAACDVRDGEKSQDDAFPGTEPVMRSRFPSTFFPALTARSFWPQRRYTTTTMCPENLLGGETAGYWRNNGTADLTSTSRNGERSARRPPPGRHRRCGTSGRHRMQKAGASTSFPSFAAMVAFLQNSIDLYGPTALEGVTFHVPAEDAEDFLAALEESLPYSWHDFESAVVEALKPLTALVVGRLVFVQLPSFLFEFLATTETTAAAATATAEATGVTVAGILPSLCSFASCLIVFGGCVYALVRGAKALHSSRRAQLLMSMKTEDASESQDGRNHDDHVERETYVWAERAERGEAGVDEGREACEQVTETSNRRGREEVHGERDVYLEITKRLGEDGNGNERTDGDVDTDARRATGGKHQQTESARQTTSVVVIRRDPERKWKDEDAVREGVSFGEWRACFPP, from the exons ATGGCGGCTTCCCCCGGCAGCCCAGCCGTGTCTGCCGCCTTGGTGCAGTTTGGTCGGGGTTTGCAGCATGCGATCTCGAATGCCTCGTCTGCTATCGTTGCAGCAGCCGGCCATAGGAGCGGAACAGTTACTTCCTCTGTTGTCCAGAGTTCTGCTGTTTCAGAGACATCCTGTGCCGcgctgctctcgcctctACTTGGTCTCGGTGTTCAGAGTTCACCACCCTCTGCTGACAAGGGTTCATCCACTCCGATACCAGACGACCGTCGGGCACCTGATTCTTCTTCACATATACAGCCCGTGGCACCCTCCCATGCTCATCAGTCGTGGCCAGACTCCGCTTCCACCGCccgagaggaaggcgcccCCGCCGTGGACACTGCACCGCACACTGAGGAACCTGGAAGTGAACCTGGACAAGCAGAGGATCCGGCATCCCGATCTGCAAATAATGTTTCTTCTCTTAAGCGTCCGCCCCCCTCTGTGCGTGAGGGAGACAATGTTCCCCGAATCACTCGACGGGAAGATGACGCGTCCTCGTCACCTCCGGATCGAAGCATATTCGTTGGACCTCACGAGGTTCCCACCGTGTCGGGTGGAGGCGCTGGAGGCAGAAACACAGTCGGAAATCGTTTGAGCCGATGCGCTCCCTCTTACTTTCCCAGCCAACCCGGCACAACGTTTCAGCAGCGTGTGGGCGCGTCTACGGCTTGCTGTTCTCTTCTATCTTCGCCGTGCGCCCCTTCTTTGTGTTCGTCTGTACCATTTCCGCAGCAGATTCCTCAACTACAGGTTTGTCGAACCGAGTTTGATCGAATGGGTTTTGCGGGAGCCGAAAGTCGCCTTGAGGAGGTCGAGAACTCGTGGTTTTTTATCGACATTTTCGGCGGCGACAACGCCTTTGACAAGGGGACTCGTGGAACTCAGTTTGGCACCTCATCTTACCCTGTTGATGAAACGAGCAACTCTTTCACAGAGTGCATCACTCCCGCCTCGGTTAGAGATCGTCGGCGTTACTCGTTTGACAGGGTACTGAAGGTATCAAGCCCCAccgtcgaggaagaagaaatcaaTGAAATGACGAGGAAGGGACTGAAGACGGACAGCCACCAGGCCCTGAGCACGTCAGCGGGTGGAGGCGACACCTTACCAACTGATGGCAGAGAAGGAGTGACAATACCGGAGACACGGGCGAGTCGCAGATGTGGCGACACGGtagacggaagagaggagagttTGGTTGACATCGAAAGCAGGTCCTCAGGTCTTGTTCGAATCAATGAGCCGAGCGAAATTGGCTTGGACGCTTCTCAGCTTGCATCAACTCTGACTTCGGAGCTTATTTATGGGTCTCGAGCTAGCTCTTTTgccgcagacgaaggaaTGGTAGAGGCCGGAACTTTGTCTGTTGCTCGATCTGTCAGTCGCAGCAAGCTATCTGAAGGAAAAATAGAGGCAAATGGAGGCATTGAAGAGCCGGGAGGCGGCAATGAAGAAGTGGAGCGGGATTTATCAGCTGGAACCGAGTGTAGATCTTCGATTCCTTGTTCccttcgccgcctcttcGAGACGCAAATTGAGACACAAAAAGATGTGTATCGTGTGGTGTCACCGATCGAAAAAACGTGGAATAGAGACCCGACGTACACGAATacgcagcgagaaaaaatcCGCTTTCTGGATCGCTTTTTgacgcctctttctcccgaGGAGAAGCTGCATCTAGCTACGCGTAGCGCAGCGGCCTGTGATGtgagagatggagagaagtcACAAGACGACGCCTTTCCCGGAACAGAACCTGTAATGCGATCTCGCTTCCCATCCACCTTTTTTCCTGCTCTCACCGCGCGCTCGTTCTGGCCCCAACGCAGGTACACAACGACAACGATGTGCCCCGAGAATTTACTGGGTGGGGAAACTGCGGGTTATTGGCGCAACAACGGGACCGCTGATCTGACAAGTACTTCACGGAATGGGGAGAGAAGTGCACGAAGGCCTCCGCCTGGGAGGCATAGGAGATGTGGGACTTCAGGGAGACATAGAATGCAGAAGGCGGGTGCAAGTACTAGTTTCCCGTCTTTCGCG GCAATGGTGGCATTCTTACAAAACTCGATTGACTTGTATGGCCCAACTGCGCTCGAAGGCGTTACGTTCCACGTCCCcgcagaagacgccgaagaTTTTCTTGCTGCTCTGGAGGAGTCGCTTCCTTACTCTTGGCATGATTTTGAGTCTGCGGTTGTTGAGG CACTCAAGCCGTTGACTGCCCTAGTCGTCGGGCGTCTCGTCTTTGTCCAGCTTCCATCGTTCCTTTTCGAGTTTTTGGCGACGACAGAGACCACGGCCGCAGCAGCTACCGCGACAGCCGAAGCGACCGGCGTGACTGTGGCGGGGATTCTCCCgagtctctgttccttcgcttcttgttTGATTGTTTTCGGGGGCTGTGTTTACGCACTCGTTCGAGGAGCAAAGGCTCTCCACTCGTCCCGGCGCGCGCAGCTTCTCATGTCGatgaagacagaagacgccAGTGAAAGCCAAGACGGAAGAAACCACGACGACCACGTAGAAAGGGAAACGTACGTCTGGGCGGAGAGGGCAGAACGGGGGGAAGCCGGAGTggacgaggggagagaggctTGCGAACAAGTGACAGAGACAAGCAACAGGAGGGGGAGGGAGGAGGTTCACGGAGAACGAGACGTGTATTTAGAAATAACAAAGCGTTTGGGAGAGGATGGAAACGGGAACGAGAGAACTGATGGAGACGTTGACACCGACGCTCGAAGAGCCACAGGTGGGAAACATCAACAGACGGAATCCGCGAGACAGACAACGAGTGTTGTTGTGATTAGAAGAGATCCAGAGCGGAAGTGGAAGGACGAAGATGCCGTACGTGAAGGCGTCTCTTTTGGAGAGTGGAGAGCATGTTTCCCTCCGTAA